Part of the Zingiber officinale cultivar Zhangliang chromosome 8A, Zo_v1.1, whole genome shotgun sequence genome, TCTATTTAAACTCCCCCTCCCTTTCCATTTTAATTTCCACTCCAACTAGATCGAAACCTAATTAACATCTCCTCGATCTCCAGCTTCCACTACTTTCGTATTTCTAATATCATCAAACAGACTCATCATGGCTGTCGCAGTCGTCAACAATAACGATATGCTAATTTCCTCTTCCGCCGCCAGCGCCAGCGCCAGCGCCAGCGCCGGCAGAGTCGAGGTTCGCTCCGTGTGGGCTCATAACCTCGACGAGGAGTTCGCCCTTATCCGCTCCGCCGTCCCGTTCCACCCCTTCGTCGCATTGGACACCGAGTATCCTGGCGTCGTCGTCGCTTCCAAAAATCCCTACTGCACCCTCACCCTCCCCCAGCGCTACGAATTGATCCGCGCCAACGTCGAGGCCCTCCGCATCGTCCAGGTCGGTCTCACCCTCTCCGACGCCGCCGGCAACCTCCCATGTGTCATCTACAGCGACGGCACTTGTGTGAGTTACGTGTGGGAATTTAATTTCCGCGACTTCGACATCAGCCGCGACCGTTACGCCCCTTCCTCCGTCGAGCTGCTCAAGGCTAATGGCATCGACTTCCAAAAGAATCAAATATGGGGCATCGACTCTTGCAGATTCGCCCAGAACTTGGCCACCTCCGGCTTGCTTTCCTTTGGCCATTTTTCTCCCGTCTCCTGGGTTACCTTCCAAGGCGCCTATGACTTCGCCTTCCTAGTCAAGATGCTGACATGCGACTGCAAATTACCAAAGACCGTTCGTGAGTTCTTGCACCTCGTTCACTTCTTTTTCGGCAAAAGGGTGTTCGATGTGAAGCACCTTTACGGAGGATTGGAGCGGGTGGCCTCTACCGTCGGAGTTGAGCGAGCAGTGGGCTCTCGACATCAGTCCGGCTCCGATAGCTTATTAACATGGCAGGTGTTCTACCAAATCGCCTCTCGTGTGAATCCACAACTCATCCATCGTCCAGAACACATGGGAACACTCTTTGACCTCCAACTGCAATAGTAATTAATCCAGCTAGCGGTGGCTTTTGGGTTCTGCATTAGAGTTCATGGTTTCTCTTGGTTGATAGTGATTCAGGATTAACTTAATTTGTCCACAAGATTAATTGTCCATTGCTTCATCGTATCTTTTTGTATTTAAGTACAGATTACATGTTGCTGCATAAATTGTCAATATTAATTCTTTGGATCATGAGTTGTACTTGTTGTTTTGCTTTGCCTTAAATATAATCATCCCCTGAAGTAGTGTTCTGGATCATACTCTGTTCAAATTCTGAACGATACTCAAATGCATGCTACACTGCATGATTGATTAACTTTAAACAATATAGTTGGGGGCATAGTGGAAGATGTTTGTTTTATCTACAATGCAAAATGGCTCATTCTTTACCATTGAAATGAAAAAGGTACGTAATGAGACAAGGGCGCATCTGATATAGGCCCTCAAATCCTCAATTATCCTTTCTATTCCTATCCCTACTTATGAAAAATCTGAACAGACTTTCGGAAGATGACACCTATAACAATAAGTTGCTTGGACTGGGGAATGAGTAATTTTGTGCACAGAACTATTAGATATGCCAAGCCGGAGCAATTTCTTCACCTTATGAAGTGTTGGCGCCGGAGCAACGATGTCCAAATCCAACACAGGCACAAAGACGATAAATGAAGAGTTCCATTAACCATAGCATAATTACAAGATGGGAAGCGCGTTATCCATACCTTATATTTATTTACTCggagctaggaaatagaacaTAATGAAATAGTTTAAGTGAACATAATGAAATACCAATACGATAGAAAATAGAAGAGGCATAAAGATTAACGGTTGATTATGAAGTTACATACTTCTTACAAGCACTGTGTCGGAGCTCAAGACTATAAATAATCGTGCAACTCTTTTAGAGGGCGGAGCTGAAGCTCTAAACTATAAATAATTATGCAATTCTTTTAGAGGGAGGAGCCAAAGCTCTAAATACAAATAATCATGTGCAACTCTTTCAGAGGGAGGAGCCGAAGCTCTAAACTACAAATAATGAGGCAACTCTTTCAGATTGAGAAGTCGAAGCTCTAAATTACAAATAATCACACAACTCTTTTAGAGGGTAGTTGATGCTCTAAACTATAAATAATCACGTAACTCTTTCTCTAAATTACAAATAATCACACAGCTCTTTTAGAGGGAGGAGTTGAAACTCTAAACTATAAGTAGTTTCACAGCTCTTTTATAGAAAGAACTAAACCCAAGACTACAAATAATCATGCAATTCTTAGATAGAAGAGCCAAAGCTCTATAATAAAAGTTCTACATTTATTATTTTGACAATTTATCATCAATGAATGATAATGCACCTCTTTCAAAATGCAGAGTCGAAAACTCTAAACATAACGGTTGCATCTATTATTTTGTTAATTAATATCGGTGCTAGTTGTTGAATTTTGTattaaattcaaagcattttttggtagtgtttttagtcccacattgctaagtggagaagcttagAAGGacttatataggaagcccttccatccttgcttagcaatgataaggggacctacatgcatgcgcgggccaagcccaaatcgagtggatttggggggttcgagccggaaatccacaaaccgggcgtcacgtacgCGATTAATAATCGCGCGtagggggggggtgcaaatccccagcccgtgggccttgcgctcacgggcggcccggtctgtttttgctagtttggttcagtctgaaccaaaccagagtttggtttTTGTTCTGCGTAAGGAATGGACGCAACACCGCGCGAGAGGAGACGCAGACGCGACACCGCGTGTGAGGAGACGCGGAcgcgtttcctcgctagcgaagcagtgcttcgtacctcctcagagtgaataaaaggggacaagcagtgcctctattcttcactcaatctttcttcttctcccttctctgtgcgatACATTCTGCACCTCCTCTGTTTTTCTTTTCGAGTTTGAGTCTTTCTGCGCCTTTGttgtgtcctgaggcttggtctttcggcgatctgaggttgggtccgagtgtcgcgtccgttttggagtgcacctacggacaagacgagcggttgtcggatcttgaggGAATTTTGCTGgggagcctttgcaccgtgaggcggcaatagattctctaaggacagtcggcgtgccgacgcttcaaccggataactatattctaaacccgactactttatttatctgtctattgcatgctATTTTTGTGTCAATATAATACTGCtgtttttattgctttatttacaacATTCTTAGAGAATCTATTTCTTGtatcaatagacatgatgaatgatagggtaatatgatctgatgaggctagtgctagacccgagaaattttacgggcaaaacttcagacgttggcaacaacggatgaaattttggcttactaccctagggctattctccgttatataaacagaccctccttcacctaCTGAAGAGGAACATGCCCGTAGTgctgccttagagaggtttaagcaaagggattatctctgccatgggagaatcctgtctgccctctcagacgcactatttgatgtatattgctcaacctcttcagctaaagagctgtggaaatctttggataaaaaatataactctgaagattctggtttagaaaagtatactataacaaaattcctgaacttcaaaatggttgaaggcaaatctgtggttgagcaaatacatgaattccaagttcaaattcatggtcttgctgaaggagatatgccattacctgaaaaatttcaggtcttatctatcatcgaaaaattgcctccgagttgggaagattttggcatgactcttaaacatcggagaggtaaatgACTAGAAGTGTTGGCGCCAAGCCTCCACTAGAAGTGTTGGCGCCGGAGCAACGATGTCCAAATCCAACACAGGCACAAAGACGATAAATGAAGAGTTCCATTAACCATAGCTTAATTACAAGATGGGAAGCGCGTTATCCATACCTTATATTTATTTACTCggagctaggaaatagaacaTAATGAAATATAGGAAATGAGTCGAGAATTACGGATTATTACGGATTATCCGTAATACCTTATATTTATTACGGATTTAACAAACAATATAGGAAATGAGTCGAGAATTTtacacattattattattattattattattattattattattattattattattattattattattaataagtcTTTAGATTACACctgattaattttagagataggTAGTTTTCTTCTAATTTATCTATCGAATACATAGAGAAGATaaagtaaatataaaaattaaactatTTTAATGAATCGCTTCATCAAGGTCATTGGAAGTAATTCATAATAGATAGCAATATGATTAGAGCTACCAAAAGTGGGTTGCGAATGTGACGTTGTTCATAGATACTTTACACCTCTATTTAAAGTTAGAGTTTGTGAGACTTCAATCAACTCAAACTTTTATAATCCatcaatctaaatttttaaaattttatttgcaatGACTATTTCTTATCCACTTGACTCAAAAGTGCATCCACTTGAGTCAATCCATATCAATTGATTCAATTATAAAACTAGTTGACTCAACTAGATAATTTTGGTGCAATCATTTCTAAGTGGTTGAATTTAATCATATGGTTTTGAAATGTTTgataaaggatttaagttagactaaCATTGTGTTTCTTGATGCAGTGGGTCAAGGGCGCAACAAAGGTTAATGAGTTCCAAAGGAATTAGAAGGCTAATGTGTTTACTAGAAGTTCAACAAAGGATTATGTGTTTACTAGAAGTTCAACAAAGTCTAATAGAAAATGAAAGTTCAAAAGGTGTTAAAAGATGAAGGAAATCTAAGTTAAGGTTTAGATACATGGTGAAAGTCAATAGATGCTGGCATACAAGAAGTCTTAGTAGGTTGGATTAAGGATGATCGGAGATTTGACACACAAGAAATTTTGGAGGTAAGAATTTTTGCAAATGTGTTGTGAGACTATGAATGACCTATATTCAGGGTGTTGGATAGTTTTTTCACTTAGGTGAAGTCTCAATCAAGAAATATGTATTTTATAGCTATAGTCAATGAGTCAATCGATTAAGAGTCATAAATAGTCAACTGATCTAATGAGTTGACTCTAGATCTTTTTTGTGTTGTCCATTGAATGACAATTCAATCAATAGATACAAAGTCAATTGACTAAGTAATCAACTAGAGTCATTTCTCTTGTGATCATAAAGGTTTTATTTTAAGATGAGTTGACTTGTTTTTGAAAAAGTAATCCAATATTAGGATAGTTTATGGGGCAATCAATTAAGactttatttagataaacataatATTTTTATTCGGAGGGAGAGTTACATTTTATTCAATTGAGTTAAAAATTGCAAATTCATATATTATCCCATTTAAATTGGAACCTATTCAAAATAGTCAATTGTGTAAATTGGAATCGATTAAGAACAATTAGAGTCAACTAATAAGGATATTGAATTCATTGAATTTCTAATTATATGATTGTTATCTTATTTAGACAGGCGTTGGATTTGACTAATGAGGACAACAATTGATTGAAAAATATTGAATAGTATTAAGTAAATAGCAGATGAAACCGTTGTGAGGTAGGTCTTTCATGATTGAAATACAATAATCGACAGATATCGAAGGAGACAATTGATATTGATACGGTCCATAAAAATAGGACCCGATAAGATCAGATAGTCAATAGTCAAAGGGATGTGACAGTCAAAATCAAGGAGacgtggcagtcaatagtcaagggggCATAACAATCAAAAGTTAAGGGGACATGACAGTCAACAATCAAGAGAAAGAGGGAGTTAAACCACCCCGCGTCACTAGTCGCATAATTCCTGGTTAGTCGCCGTCAGGCCAGACCCTCAGATCTGAGACATAAGACTAGGTTTGGACTAGCCCTAGGCCTACCCCTAATTGATCAAATCTTCCCAGCTTGGACTGTGTAGACAGACCTGGTACTTTCACTACGACAACTCCCGACCAGCCTTTCAACGATTAATTCGTGAAAGATGGGTCCCTCATCACAATTTTAGATAAAACCTGGGCTGATCGCCTTGACTTATCCTCCTTATCAAGACTCAAGCCGGGAGGTAAATTTGAACGGTCATCCCGAGCTGTCTGTAGCTAAACCCGGGTGGGACGGAAAGCGCTAAGCGACAACAATGTTAGAGAATCATAACCTCCTATCAGAGAATGACTGTTGTACGTCAGaaaatattccaatggtctgctATCACTTGCGAATGGAACTTTCCTTCCACCAATAGGAGGCCACCGTACTTCCTCTCTCGCCTCACAGACCCTGACACTCGACATTCTCTGATAACAGACAGGCTCTAAAGGTATGcagtgtcatataaaaagggaggtcctcttcctTACCTAGGTACGCGCAAATACACACTCGTCTTGAACATTTCTTCTTCCATCATACACTGTTCTTCttgggaaaaaggacctgacttgagcgttagagggcTTTCATCAGGaacttttccctggtttctggtctctaacgctcCGGATGCTCGTTTGAGTGTATCTAGAGTTCTGGTACTACCATTCCTCAAACTAAGATTGGGGAGTTCTACGTGGGGGTTTGCTTTTCGGACGTGCATACACTAGGTGTGTCAAAGTCGCCTCTTCGTCAACACCAACGCCATCTTCTCCAACCTCCGTCTAACTCAGATTCCTGACAGGATCAATTTGTTGTCATCTATGGGAATCTCCTTCACCTATTCTggaacgtgacgatggaggacATTGGTAAGATTAACATCACCATGACAACAGGAGAGTACGAACTGTTCAAGGAATCCAAGAGGTGAGCGACTTCCGAAAAGCACACCACCACTTCACAACCACACAGGATGCTTGCAGTTTCAAAGGACCAGACCTACACTTCTGACAAGGGGTCTAAGAGGAAACAACCAAAGAATTCCCCCCGAGCCTTCTATTGCGACCCCTGCCCGGACTATTATAACAAGAAAGAGCAATACCATGCCTCCAAGATCGAGTGTTCCCTTCCCAGAGATTCGAAGAAGGGGAAGGCCATAGTTGTCAGGGAGGAGCTGAGGGAGTTGCAAGTGCCCTTCTCTTAGAGGGTGCTCGAAGAAAAACTGCCGAAGGGGTATAAGCCCTCAGCCATCGGAGAATATGATGATAGCAATGATCCAGAAGATCACCTTCACAAATTTTGAAATGCTACGCTGTTACTTCAGTACAGCGATGCCATTAAGTGTCAGGTGTTTTTAAACACTCTGTCCAGCTCGGCTCAAAAGTGGTTCAACGGATTTCCTGTTGGATCCATCATCTACTTTCAGGATTTCAAAAACGCTTTCCTGCGTCCTTTCTCTAGCAGCGGGAAATATCAGAAGACTAACCATTGTCTATTCGTTCTCAAGCTGGGGTCTGTAGAGCCCCTGAGGGCCTACATAAAATGCTTCAATCATGTAGCCCAGGATTTCCCATCCTCTACCTCAAAGatcttgatgagcgccttctcccatcgTCTGGTAGAAGGGGAGTTCTTTTGAACTCTTATTCGAGAGCTCGtaaagaattttgatgagatgttgGGTAAGGCGCCAAGCTATATTAATGTAGAAAAAGCCCAGACGACCCGAAGGAAAGCAAACAAGGCGCTTGCCCATGCCAACAAGTCGGAGAGAAGGCCACCCTACCTCCAGCTCGACCCTTTACCCACTTCAAGGAGGCTTGACCAGGATTTCCACCCGGTCATGAATCCAAGGGGTGCAACGAGTCGAAGTTGTTCAAGCCCCAGACCCAGTTAGTGGGGGTCCCGTTATTGCACCTACCATAGGCCCCACACCCATTCCATAGGAGATTGCGTCCAGTTCACTTGAGATTCTTAGCGGGCAGCCAAACTGGGCCTGCCTCTACTGGAGATTGCACCCAAGCTTCAGAAGCTGCTGGCCAACTCGCCTACTACCGTAGGGCAATCAAGTAAATCTCTTCCTGAAAGTAGAGGCCAAGGACCTTAGCAGCCAAGTCGGGGCAAGGAGCTGGTGGAATCCCTTGAGGAAGAGAATAGGGGAAATATTGCCATCTACGAGATTGACATAATCTTCGAGGGACCCACAGATGGAGACTTCACTTGAGCTCGGAAATCTCATGAATGCCGCTTAGAGATACACGCGGTAGGATACAACCAGGAACAAGTTATAGGGCTCGTAATCAGCTTCGGGCTACAAGATCTGGAGGGCATGGAACTCCCTCATGATGATACCCTTATAATCAAAGCCATCACCGCCAATAGCCGTGTGGCCAGGGTTTTCGTTGACACCGGAAGGTCTGTCAACGTGCTGCTCAAAAATACATTCGAGGGCATGCAGATCGACGCCAATGAGCTCCAACCCATAGCCACCTCCTTGTACGGGTTCATAGGTAATGAAGTACGACCAATGGATCAAATTAAGCTAGCCATACCTTTGGGTAGCGAACCATTGGTAAGGACatggaggagcaccttcatcgtagtggattctccatcctcctacaacgtcatcttagGGAGACCCGGCCTACACGAATTCCGAGTAGCGATCTTCACCTTTCATCAGAAGATAAAATTCCCTGTGGGAGACTAGGTCAGGGAGGTCAAAGGCGAGCAGCTGGTCTCCCGCAGGTGTTATATCGACATGGTGAAGGTCAAGGCCCGCAAAGTGCAAAGAACCCAGGATGAAGGAATCCACGTCATCCAAGAGGAGCCTTTGCTTATAGCCGaagaactcattccctaggaggaGGTCCAGCTTTATCTTGATCGTTCGGAGAGCATCACTTGCATATCAAGCGACCTGCCGATCGAAATTAAGACGGAGCTGGTCAAATTTCTAGTGAGCAATAGGGTCGTCTTCGCTTTGTCCCCCAAGGAACTGTCGGGAGTCAAGCCTGAGGTAGCTGAGTACAAGTTGCATCTCTTCCCTAATTCTTAgccggtcaagcagaagaagagaaacttctcaacagagcaaaataaaatcatccaagctGAAGTCGATAAGCTCTTAAAAGTAAGACACATTAGAGAAGTAAAATTCCCACCCTGGCTCTCTAACATGGTCCTAGTGTCTaaacccaacaataagtggagggtctgtaTCGGCTATCGGGACCTCAATCGGTCTAGCCCTAAAGATTTCTACCCTTTATCGCGGATCAATTAGATGGTGGATTCAACCTCGAGCTgcgaaaggatttgtatgctcgaTGTCTACCAAGGATACCACTAGATTTCTCTAGCTCGGAAAAACTATgagaaagttagcttcatcaTAGCCGACGGTAGTTTCTGTTATACTATCATGTCATTCAGGCTACGAAATACAGGTGCTACTTATTAGaggatgatggataagatcttccgAGAGCAGATTGGGTGAAACATGGAAACTGATGTAGACgacatattgatcaagtccactATGGCAATAAACTTGATTGCCGATGTGGAGGAGACCTACGATACACTGAGGTAGTACATGCTAAAGTTAAATCCCTTGAAGTGCTTGTTTGgagcttgaggaggaaaattcctgggatacctTGTTACCGAACAGGGGATTAAAGCCAACCTGGAGAAGGTTTAGACACTTCGAAACATGCATGCACCTCAGAAACTGAAAGAAGCCTAGAAGCCGATGCGCAAAATCATGGCACTCTCCAGGTTCATATCCCGATCTGCAGATCGGGCGTTTCCCTTCTTTAAGGTGCTCCGAAGAGCTGTCatgtttcaatgggatgaagaatacAACAAAGCTTTCGAGGAACTGAAGCAAAACCTGGAGACCCTGCCTTCATTGTTTAAAACCTATTACCGGGGAGGCACTCTGGGTGTATCTGTCAACTACCCTGAGGCCATGGGGGTAGTTTTGGTAAAAGAACAAGATGATGCACAATGACCAGTGCatttcttcagtcatctattaaaaggggCCGAATCTCGATATAGAGCCttggaaaagttggtttacgggTTGGTTTTCATGGCTCACCGCCTAAGACTTTATTTTCTAGCACACCCAATTACTGTACTGACCAATAGTACCATGGGGAAGTCCCTTACCAACATGGAGATAGTTGACCATCTCATCAAATGGGCAATCGAGTTGGTagagtatgatatacagtatcagccccgaacaaCAATCAAGGCACAAGCCCTGACCAACTTTCTGACGGAGATCCATTAGCATAATTTTGAGgaaacatggaagatatatgtagatgAGTCGTCCACTCAACAGGGAAGTGGAGTGGGGATACTTCTTTTATCCCCTCAAGAAGATATCATGCAACTAgctgtcaagttaaactttagaGCTACTAAGAATAAGGCAGAATATGAGACACTTTTAGCTGGATTGCAGGCAGCTCAGCATGTAGGAGTCACTTGGGTAATCATTTACTTAGATTCTTAGTTGGTGGCTTAGCAGGTGGCTGGCAACATTGAAGTCACTACTGAGAAGCTACAACATTATCAAGAAGCGtatgagaaaatgaaggaagaCTTCAAGTAAGTCACAGTAACCAAAATTCCTAGGGCAGACAATCGGAGAGCAGATGAATTAGGTAAGATGGGCAGTTCTTTGACCACTTAGGTCCTGGATAAATCAATAGCCTAAAGTTTTCGGATAGGTCAGATCGACCTACAGAATAACTTGGAAGAATCAATCGACTGGAGAGTCCcaatgatcatttatcttcaaCAAGGTATCTTACCCTCACATGCTGAAGCAGCCAGATCGATTAGAAAGAGAGCTCATGCGTATATACTGATCGGGGATCAATTATACAAGTGAGAATTCTCTCGACCACTACTCAAATGCTTAGGCCCGGAGGAGGCGGAGTATGCCCTGCAAGAAATTCACTAGGGATGTTGCGGTAGTCACGTAAGAGGAAGGACGCTAGCCCGCAAACTATTACTGAGCGGGTAGTTTTGGCCCACCTTGCAGAGAGATGCTTAATATATGGTGGTCACTTGCCTCGCTTGCCAAAAGCATCAGAACTTGACCCATTAATAACTAGCatttttgtgtattattttggctcttattctTAGAATTTTTACCTTATCGCATGCTTAATTTAGTGTTTATATTATGTGTTATTAGTAGgaatttattttggacttaattataaatttcctacaaattatggtatttaatctcatgtttttattatgaatttgtaGGAAATCAAAAGAGCCATGAATTAGGGTTTGATCGGATAGAATCTGGCTTGATTCGGAGGTTaaacggaggagatcaagctgaattaatatgAACTGTTGATCCAGATCTAGAGATCTTGTTCCTTCATTCCGATCTAAGCCATCCAACCCGTCATTCAGATTTGAAGCTATGTTAACCATTAGATCAAAGGAGCAAATCAACCTCAATTTAATCTCAAAAATAACAGCTCAGATGCAAATTACCTTCATCACTTTAATCAAATAGTCAGGATCAATCTTTATCAAATCGAACGACCCAAATTAGAGGGGAAACCCTTTCTCTACTCTTCTGAGGAATGAATAGATGCGAGGCTCTTCTCTCACATTTTGGGGGCTAGGGCACGTGACAAGCTTCACCGACGCCACCTTCCCCCTTCATTCTTTTTCCCACCGGCTGACAGCTCTTCCCTTACATTCACTGTCGTCGGTCGGCCATCCctttctactcttcttcttcttcttgattccaaTCGGGCTCCTCTGCTTCTTGATTCCAGCAGTGACGGCAAGCAATTTCAGGTGGCGACAAGCTTCGGTAATGAGCATGCACCTCACTAGAGTGGTTCTCCGGTGTGATCTCCACTGATTGGCTTCCTTTTGGCAGCTCCATTGTCTGGTGTTCGGGTGGTAGAGTaaggaggaggcggcggcggtTCATCCAATTTCACAGCACCTCCATTACTTCCGTTCAGCTTCCATCCGAGGGGGTTCTTCGGTGGAAGATTCGTTTATCATCACCGTTGTTGAAGCAAGCATATCTGGTATCTTGGTTGCTGCTCATCGGTTCCGGGGGTTACGGAGCTGGGTGTTTCATGTGACTGCAGGGAGGGTTAGAAGAGGAGAAGTTTGTACCCATTCCACTTCATTCCGGACAGCAGTTCTTCATCCATTCATTCCATTTGTGGGTTGTTTCTTTCCTTTAAAGCTTTAATGTGTTGGTTGATTTGTTGAGTTAATCATTTGGTTCTATGATTGTTGGTTGTTGAGTTTGTGAAATGCTTGTATCGAATTGAACTCCCTTGTTAAGGTTTTATACATTAGTTTCAATTTGATTAATGCTCACAACTTGTTCGGTGAAATGCCTCAACCAATTGTGCTATTCTAATTGATGTTATTTCTTTAGTGTAATTCCATGCAATACTTGTTAATTTAGTGATTTATGTTTTCATGATGTTTGttcatcattttaatgcaattatgtTAGATTATATTTCTTTAATGTTTTAGGTTTCATTACATGCTTAGTTTCATTAATGATTTACTtcatgttgtcttttattttttacaATTGTAGTTAGAATAGACTTAACTATTATTACTTGTATtatctttcatttactagattaggttccatttaatgttttatcatttcattccttagtttaattataTTGATAGTTAAACtataacgtagagtgacaatgtgttgtggattaattgttgac contains:
- the LOC122010903 gene encoding probable CCR4-associated factor 1 homolog 11 translates to MAVAVVNNNDMLISSSAASASASASAGRVEVRSVWAHNLDEEFALIRSAVPFHPFVALDTEYPGVVVASKNPYCTLTLPQRYELIRANVEALRIVQVGLTLSDAAGNLPCVIYSDGTCVSYVWEFNFRDFDISRDRYAPSSVELLKANGIDFQKNQIWGIDSCRFAQNLATSGLLSFGHFSPVSWVTFQGAYDFAFLVKMLTCDCKLPKTVREFLHLVHFFFGKRVFDVKHLYGGLERVASTVGVERAVGSRHQSGSDSLLTWQVFYQIASRVNPQLIHRPEHMGTLFDLQLQ